A single region of the Brachypodium distachyon strain Bd21 chromosome 3, Brachypodium_distachyon_v3.0, whole genome shotgun sequence genome encodes:
- the LOC100843066 gene encoding probable glucuronosyltransferase Os03g0107900 produces MLDRSTPPSPPAMRDPKPKPAGAQQQPNHIDKSRKHCSWLWLLWASLSAYLFIPALRHSSSDQPPRPAGAGVRIYVYDLPPRFNRAWVSADARCGRHLFAAEVAVHEALLRRHLRARPEEADLFLVPVYVSCNFSTPTGLPSLKHARGLLAEAVELVRRDMPYWNRSAGTDHVFVASHDFGACFHAMEDVAIAGGIPEFLKRSILLQTFGVQGRHTCQEVEHVVIPPHVLPEVARELPEPEKSHRDIFAFFRGKMEVHPKNMSGRFYGKKVRTKLLQLYGHNRKFYLKRKQHDGYRLEMARSLFCLCPLGWAPWSPRLVESVLLGCIPVIIADNIRLPFPGVLRWPDISLQVAERDIANLEAMLDHVASTNLTTIQGNLWDPVKRKALVFNQPMEEGDATWQVLKELEAKLGHLRQKGRISPRLDR; encoded by the exons ATGCTGGATCGATccacccctccctctcctcccgcCATGAGAGACCCGAAGCCGAAGCCAGCCGGagctcagcagcagccgaACCACATCGACAAGTCGAGAAAGCACTGCAGCTGGCTGTGGCTGCTGTGGGCGTCTCTCTCCGCGTACCTCTTCATCCCGGCGCTCCGCCACTCCAGCTCCGACCAACCCCCgcgccccgccggcgccggcgtccggATCTACGTCTACGACCTCCCGCCGCGCTTCAACCGGGCCTGGGTGTCCGCCGACGCGCGATGCGGGCGCCACCTTTTCGCCGCCGAGGTGGCCGTGCACGAGGCGCTGCTCCGGCGGCACCTCCGGGCGCGCCCGGAGGAGGCCGACCTGTTCCTCGTGCCTGTCTACGTATCCTGCAACTTCTCCACACCCACGGGGCTCCCGTCGCTGAAGCACGCCCGCGGGCTGCTCGCCGAGGCCGTCGAGCTCGTGCGCCGGGACATGCCCTACTGGAACCGCTCCGCCGGGACCGACCACGTCTTCGTCGCGTCGCACGACTTCGGCGCTTGCTTCCATGCCATG GAGGATGTGGCGATTGCGGGCGGTATCCCAGAGTTCCTTAAGAGGTCGATCCTGCTGCAGACATTTGGTGTGCAGGGACGGCACACATGCCAGGAGGTGGAGCATGTGGTGATCCCGCCACACGTGCTGCCTGAGGTGGCTCGGGAGCTGCCGGAGCCAGAGAAGTCACATCGGGACATCTTTGCCTTCTTCCGCGGCAAGATGGAGGTCCATCCCAAGAACATGAGTGGCCGCTTCTATGGCAA GAAGGTGAGGACCAAATTACTGCAGCTGTACGGACACAACCGGAAGTTCTATCTAAAGCGTAAACAGCATGACGGCTACCGGTTAGAGATGGCCCGCTCGCTATTTTGCCTCTGCCCGCTAGGGTGGGCGCCATGGAGCCCCCGGCTCGTGGAGTCGGTCCTCCTGGGCTGCATTCCTGTTATCATCGCTGATAACATACGCCTGCCGTTCCCTGGCGTCCTCCGGTGGCCAGACATCTCGCTGCAGGTGGCTGAGAGGGACATTGCCAACCTCGAGGCGATGCTCGACCACGTTGCATCGACCAACCTGACAACGATACAGGGAAACCTCTGGGACCCTGTGAAACGGAAAGCACTGGTTTTTAACCAGCCaatggaggagggagatgcCACCTGGCAGGTGCTGAAGGAACTTGAGGCGAAGCTGGGACACTTGCGGCAGAAGGGGCGGATCAGCCCGCGGCTAGACAGGTGA
- the LOC100843367 gene encoding pistil-specific extensin-like protein, with product MAWKRSSPMLQQAALALVAALAMAATCAEAGRDYGAGQSKFTITGTVLCQDCTKNWNAYAYNAKPIPGSGVAVTCLEKGKVAFYGKDETNKEGVFSVEVPYEPAGSGAGCRLDPSECLVRLVASEDKGCSVLTNFNGGRSGQRPFRPSKVCPTEVVYNVGPYYATLPQCDVDDKKTDAHLDRWRG from the exons ATGGCGTGGAAGAGATCATCACCGATGCTGCAGCAGGCGGCGCTCGCGCTGGTGGCCGCGTTGGCGATGGCGGCTACGTGCGCCGAGGCGGGGCGGGACTACGGCGCCGGCCAGTCCAAGTTCACCATCACGGGCACCGTGCTGTGCCAGGACTGCACCAAGAACTGGAACGCCTACGCCTACAACGCCAAGCCCATCCCCG GTAGCGGGGTGGCGGTGACGTGTCTGGAGAAGGGGAAGGTGGCGTTCTACGGCAAGGACGAGACGAACAAGGAGGGGGTGTTCAGCGTGGAGGTGCCGTACGAGCCCgcgggcagcggcgccggctgccggcTGGACCCGTCCGAGTGCCTCGTCCGCCTCGTCGCCTCCGAGGACAAGGGATGCTCCGTGCTCACCAACTTCAACGGCGGGAGGTCCGGCCAGCGCCCGTTCCGCCCGTCCAAGGTCTGCCCCACCGAGGTCGTCTACAACGTCGGGCCGTACTACGCCACCCTGCCGCAGTGCGACGTCGACGACAAGAAGACCGATGCTCATCTCGATCGGTGGAGGGGCTAG